The genomic stretch TCGGCAAGCCCTGCGAGCAACAATGCCTACGCTTTGATTATGAAAGAAGTGGACGGCGAAAGAAGATTACCTATCATTATCGGTGCTTTTGAAGCACAAGCTATTGCTTTAGAAATGGAAGGTGTAATACCGCCGCGTCCTATGACTCACGACCTGATTAAAGCTATTGTGGACAGTTTTGACTCCACTCTGACCGAAGTGCACATAAATGACTTGGTTGACGGTACTTTTTATGCTAAATTGATTTTCGATAATGATATTGAAATTGATTCACGTCCTTCAGATGCTGTCGCATTAGCTGTCAGATATGGTATTCCGGTATTTGTGAATGCAGATATATTGGATATGACAGGTGTAGTACCACAAGACGAAGAATTGCCAAATAGTGACGATGATGATTTGAAATTTATGAAAGAACCTGACAAAAAATCTAAAATACAACCTAAAAGCAAAGTTGAGCAGCTCCAAATCGAATTAGACAAGGCAATAAAAGAAGAAAATTACGAAAAAGCAGCAAATCTTCGCGATGAATTAAAAAGACTTTTGGA from Candidatus Kapaibacterium sp. encodes the following:
- a CDS encoding bifunctional nuclease family protein produces the protein MDKVQLVVLGLSASPASNNAYALIMKEVDGERRLPIIIGAFEAQAIALEMEGVIPPRPMTHDLIKAIVDSFDSTLTEVHINDLVDGTFYAKLIFDNDIEIDSRPSDAVALAVRYGIPVFVNADILDMTGVVPQDEELPNSDDDDLKFMKEPDKKSKIQPKSKVEQLQIELDKAIKEENYEKAANLRDELKRLLESS